The DNA window CGCGGGCGTTTCGCAGAGACAGGGTCACCTTCGTCGAAGATCTGGAGCGACACCAACGGCACCTTCGTGGGAGACGAGCGCCTCTCGGCTCCGAAAGCGCTCAAGGACGGCGACCGGGTGGGGCTAGGGCGCAACGTCGTCAAAGCAGTTCGCCCCACTCGACGTGCTGGAAGAAGAAGCGCAGCGCACCTGTACTAGTCGACGGTTCCGGGATCCTCTGACCCGGGCGCACAACCGCCGTTACCTCGAGGAACGCCTGGCCAGTGAGCTCGCCTACGCCGAGCGGCACGGGGCGGACCTGACCCTGGCCGCGATCGACATCGACTACTTCAAGCGCATCAATGACGGCTTCAGTCACCCCGCCGGCGACTTCGTGCTGAAGAAAGCCTCCTCGATGCATCAGCCGTTCGCTGCGGGTCGAGGACGTCTTCGCCCGCTTTGGTGGTGAGGAGTTCGTGGTGCTCCTCCGGGGGATAACTCCGGAGAAAGCCCGACAGTTCGGTGAGGGCGCCCGCGCCCTGTTGGAGTCCCTGGTCATCGAATGGGAAGCCAAACGGATCCCCGGCGACAGCCAGCCTGGGGATCACCCGAAACGATGACGGCGGCGCGTTTCCTAACGGGGCAGAGCTGCTCGCTGCAGCAGACGCGGCGCTCTACGCGGCCAGAACTTGGCGGCCGGAATCGCGTCGAAATCGGCTGAAGTCGCGCTCGGCTCGCGGCTGGGTCGCACCCGCTGCCGGGTGAACGTTTCCAGTTCTCGCCCCCGAAACTTAGCCGGGAAGTCGGCTGGGGCCCTACCTCCCGAAGCGGCCCCGCTCCGTATTTCGGGCGCGGGCTCACGGGAAGCAGCATGAGCTACGAACAGGAACGGCGCGCCAACGGATTGCAGCGTGTGCCGCGTGCAGGCGCTGAATCGGTTTGTGGTCGCGACGTCGGTGGAGCCCCCTGCGTTCGAGGCCGAGAGCGTCGACGTCAGCGGTCGCGGGATGCATCTGCGCACCGCGTACCTTGCCCCGAGGTCGGCGCGCCATTGGTCTGTCGCTTCGAGAACGGTGGTCAGGAGAATCGTCGTCGAAAGCAAAGGTCGCCTGGCGAAGCGGGGCCGACCGCGGTGGTGAGTTCGGCGTTGGGTTCCTGGCCCTCGAGCGGCAGCGTGGAAACGCTGGAAGGGCTGTGCGGGATCGGCACACCGCCGAAGCGAAGGGCGGCTGAGACACCTCCTAACCCGACGAGGCCAGCCCCGGCGGCACCGGCGTGCGAGTCCCGCCTGCATCGACGGCCTTCCCGGCTCACCGATGAAGCGTATTGTCGAGCTGGCGGCTCGAAGCAGGTCGAGGTGGCATCGAACCTGGAGGTTCCTGAGGGTGGGCGCGCGCCTCCGGGATCAGACGTCGGCGCGGGCGGGCGCCGCAGTGCTCAGATCGACGGCGTGGACGTGGTCATCGACCCGCGGACCCGGGTCCCGCAATTGGTCGTGGCGCTGCACGCGCTACGACAGGGCGCAGACGACACCCAGGCCGAGTGCCAGATCGACTCGAAGGGTGACCAGGTGGCCGGTCACGCTGGAGCCATCGGCGGCTTCACGGCTGCCGCTGCCCACACGGATGACGACGCGCCGCTCGGTGACGACGGCTTCGTCGATGGGGCCGGATCGGACGAGGAAGGCCGCGGCCATACGCGGCAGGTGGCGAACAGGCGGTCGACGCCAGCGCCGCCGCAAAGCGTGGTGGAAGATGATGGCGAAGCTGGGTGGGCGGCGGCGACCAGCGTCGGCAGGCTGTTCAAAGGGCAGGCGCGAAAATGGTGGAGCTTCGGCAGAAGAGACGGGCAACGCACCCAGGCGCACCACCGCGGCGGCTCCGCCGTCGGTGTGATGTCGGCTGGCAGTCGCGAAGCTGCGTCCGCAGTCGGGTACCGCCGAGGCCATGCCGGCGGAGGTCGAGCTCGATCCGGCGGCCAAGAAGAAGCGTGCGAAGAAGGTCGCCGCGCTGAGCGCCGTTGGAGTGCTCTGCTCACGGTGGGTGTGATCGCCATGAAGAAGCCGACGGCGCCGCCGGGTGCCGAGGGGCAAGAAGGATGTGCGCGGCGGTCGCGGTCGCCGCTGGCGACGTGATCAAGGTCGACGAGCAGGGCAACCCCGTCGACCCGAAGAAGGCGCGCGGATCCGGCCAAGGGGCGCGGACCCGACCGCGGCCCCCCGCTTCGACCGGTGCCAACGCGGACGTCCCGCTGTTTGGCCCGACGCCGATGGCGACCATGGAACCCGCGCCGCTCGGCTCGGCCCCGGCTCCGCCGACGAAGGCGACGAGGCGGACGACGCGAAGGGCGCCGAGGCCAAGGAGAAGGCGGCGGCGGAGCCGCGGTCGACGACCAGGCTTTCGGCGGCTCCGGTGACTCCGGTGATTCGGACGACGA is part of the Myxococcales bacterium genome and encodes:
- a CDS encoding GGDEF domain-containing protein, whose amino-acid sequence is MLEEEAQRTCTSRRFRDPLTRAHNRRYLEERLASELAYAERHGADLTLAAIDIDYFKRINDGFSHPAGDFVLKKASSMHQPFAAGRGRLRPLWW
- a CDS encoding diguanylate cyclase, with product MSRSLRVEDVFARFGGEEFVVLLRGITPEKARQFGEGARALLESLVIEWEAKRIPGDSQPGDHPKR